The Mustelus asterias unplaced genomic scaffold, sMusAst1.hap1.1 HAP1_SCAFFOLD_1130, whole genome shotgun sequence nucleotide sequence GCATGGAATGTCATTTggagaaaaaaaacaatgtttGGGGTCTTGGCAATCAGTGCAAGAGGAAAGTCCTCGCTATTATTGTGTAAACACTATGGACAAATACATTTTTAAGATGCTAATCAAGTTATATTGTCCAAACAGCAAAGTTTTTTTCATCATCACCTCCTAACCAGGCAAATATAACCAGCCACAGGGTGTAGCCAGTGGCTGTGAATTCTGGGGCAAGTTTCTCGCTTGTCCATCATCTCCCAAGGAGAGTTCCATCTGTGAGCCGTaagctctcactgcacccactcatcAAGTATCTCTGCAACCTGAGCCTGttcccacccagaaggacaaaagcagatgcaagggaacaccaccacaacaTCCTtcactgctgggtcaaaatcctgacctCCTCCTCCTAACGGACCTCGATGGATTGCAGCAGGGCAAAGAAGGTGGCTCAACACCACTATCTGAGGGCAATTGGGGCTTGGCAAGATACTGGCTCTGCTagtacacccacatcccagggaaGCATTTGGAAGTCCAGGAGGTCTGGCTCACAGGGTTGTCCCAGGAGCCTGTACAACATGGTGTCCACTGGTCTGCTGAGATTCTCCTGTAACCGTATAATCGATGGAGGAATTATTAGGCTGCTGAAGAATAAGGGCAGCAATGTATCAGTCAATGCTGTTAAGCAGCATTTACTAACATTAATGCCTGGTTTGGACACCCCCATAACCAATCAACTCTAATCCTTATGACAGTCTGAGCCCAAACATGTAAAAACTCAAAGTGAGAGGGACTCACACCAAGGCTGTGTTTgacagtgtggcatcaaggagctgttTTAAGTTATAAAGTTTGTGGACATTGCTAGCTAGTCTTGGATGTATTGCTATCCCTTCCATAAGCTACTTtattccatgtgctgtaggtacacccacagtgctgttagggagttccaagatttagacagggaaggaacggtgatatttccaagtcaggttatgACTTGCGGGTGGTGGTtccgtgcatctgctgcccttgtccaaggcagttgaggtcacaggtttggaaggtgtatcttgtaggtggtacagcaATCaaatggggctgctttgtcctggatatgtTGAGCTTTGAGTGGAGAGTCTTAATTGGCACATAATTCTCACCAGtatagtgccaggcaatgacaatcaccATGTGAATCCAACCATTCCTCCCCTTGACACAGGAATTCTGCGGTGATTTAATTATCAGTCGGATTGTGGGGAGCCTGTCCCCAAAGCAATGCCTCAGCCACTCACAATCAACTTGCCCACGAATCAGCACCTTTCCCACCCCGAGTGCGAGTTGTTGCGGGAGTTTGAAATTTGACatccttgtgtttgtcctgatgagtgcaaggcgaaAAACTTCAACATCTCTTCTCAGCAACGTTCTAGCAAGTCACTTCAATAATAACAAGGCAACATCATCAATGTTACCAATGAATCATCTTTATTTCCAGTTACAGTAACTGCTAGTCTATGTACACAACCAGACAAATTCCGAGAACAAAAGCAGGAAATTTCTTGCGgaaccagtgtgtgtgtgcacagtcaCAACAGGACAGTAGGTCCCAAAAGATCCTTCAGGATCACCATCCCTCAAAAGTCCACCTGAGCCCCTGGCCTGCACCAACCACCTTCAAAGCATCCTCGTTCTGTTCATCCGGACTACTGCAACACGACTTCATCTTTCATTTCTACGTTCACCGCCTCCCCGCCCGTCTTTCCGCCTTCTCTCTTCACCTTGGTGCTGTCTGCTGGTCGCTTCCTCGATAGGGCAGGTTCAActggagaagcaaaggagagagagGTTATTCAAATGGTCGCCTGTAAATGTCTCCAAATAGAGGAACGAATGTGGAGCCAGAAAGGAGTGTCaagttaccacagaaagtaaaatAGGGTTTCAAACTGGGAATACTGgatcagctccccccccccccccccgttacttGAAGGGTTTAGAATCAtaaatgtttacagcacagaaggaggccattcggcccatgtccACACTACCCAATAAAGGTTGGATGTCACtactcccattttccagcgcttcAAGGTCACGGCAGCGCAAGTGAAAATCTAAATACTACTTAATGTCACCAGGGTTTCTGACtggaccaccctttcaggcagcgggttctagacccccatcaccctctgggtaaaaaggcttCCCAACTACCCTCAGCCTTCGGATTCTGTCATTCATTAAGTACTCCCTTGTCTTCTTATTTATCCAAAGTGCACCACCTCGCACTTAACAGGGTTAAATAcataactaggagtaggccatccggcccctccagcctgttccgccattcaataagatcatggctgatcttttcgtggactcagctccacttacccacctgctcaccataacccttaattcctttactgttcaaaaacgtatctatccttgcctttaaaacattcaatgaggtagcctcaactgcttcactgggcagggaattccacagattcacaaccctttgtgtgaagaagttcctcctcgactcagtcctaaatctgcttccccttattttgaggccatgccccctagttccagctTCACCCGACAGTATAAACAACCTACCCGattctaatctattcccttcataattctatatgtctctatctctcctcataagccaaccctctcaactccagaatcaacctagtgaatctcctctgcaccccctccagtgccagtatatcctttctcaagtaaggagaccaaaactgtacacagtactccaggtgtggcctcaccagcaccttatacagctgcaacataatctcgctgtttttaaactccatccctctagcaatgaaggacaaagttccatttgccttcttaattacctgctgcacctgcaaaccaactttttgcgattcatgcacaaggacacccaggtccctttgcacagcatcatcccagtacctaagaaaagccaagcagcgtgtcttatgactatcgtccggtggctctgacatccatcattatgaagtgctttgaaaggccagTCATGGCAcgcatcaattccagcctcccggactacctggatccactacagttcacctaccgccgcaacaggtccacagcagacgccatctccctggccctgcactcaaccctggaacacctagataacaaagacacctatgtcagactcctatttattaacagctcagcctttaacaccataatTTCCACAAAACTCttgtccaaactccatggcctgggctcctctgtgactggatcctgaacttcctaactcacagatcacaatcagtaaggataggcaacaacacctcctccacgatcatcctcaacactggtacctcacaaggctgtgttctcagctccctactatactccttacgcacctatgactgtggccaaattcccctccaactcgattttccaggttgctgacgacaccaccgtagtgggtcggatctcaaacaatgacgagacagagaacaggaatgagtaagcgaatctggtgaactggtgcggcaacaataatctctccctcaatgtcaactaaacaaaggaaatagtcatcgacttcaggaagcctaaaggagaacatgcccctgtctacttcaacggggacaaagtagaaagggtcgagagcttcaaacttttaggtgtccagatcaccaacaacctgtcctggtccccccatgccgacgctataattaagaaagccccaccaacgcctctactttctcagaagactaaggaaatttggcatgtcagctacgactctcaccaacttttacagatgccccatagaaagctttctttctggttgtatcacagcttggtatggctcctgctctgcccaagactgcaagaaactacaaaaggtcatgaatgtagcccaatccatcacacaaaccagcctcccatccattgactccatccacatttcccgctgcctcggcaaagcagccagcataattaaggacctcacacaccccggacattctctcttccaccttcttccatcgggaaaaagatacaaaagtctgaggtcacgtaccaaccgactcaagaacagcttcttccctgctgctgtcagacttttgaatggacctacctcgcattaagttgatctttctctacaccctagctatgaccgtaacactacattctgcactctctcctttccttctctatgaatggtatgttttgtctgtatagcgcgcaagaaacaatacttttcactgtgttaatacatgtgacaataaatcaaatcagcagcatgctgcaattttttaccatttaaataatagtccattttgctgttattcctaccaaaatggatgacctcacatttaccaacattgtactccatctgccagacccttgctcactcacttagactatctatatccctttgcagactttgtgtcctctgcacactttgctctacctcttatcgtagtgtcatctgcgaacattgacatggaaactagaagcaggaggaggccattcggcccttcgagcctgctccaccattcattttgatcatcaaattcaatatcctgatttccctcttccctccatatccctttagccccaagagctatatctaatttcttcttgaaatcacacaacgttttggcctcaactactttctgtgggagtgaattccacacattcaccaccctctgggtgaagaaatttctcctcacctcagtcctaaaaggtttacccttatcctcaaactatgacccctaattttgacacactacacttggtccccaactccaaatcatctatgtaaatcgtaaacaattgtaatcccaacactgatccctgaggcacaccactagtcactgatcgccaaccagaaaaacacccatttacccccccaTTCTTTGCTTACTGTTAgtgaaccaatcctctatccatgctaatacattacccgtaacactgtgcacctttatcttatgtagcagtctttggtgcgacaccttgtcaaatgccttctggaaatccagatgcaccacatccacaggttccccattgtccactgcacatggaatgttctcaaagaataccatctgccactgctctgcccatctgaccaactcatctatatcttcctgtaacctacaacattCTTCTTCACTTTTAACCACTCTACCAatcttggcatcatctgcaaacttgcttatcattcctcCACATTATCATCGATGTCATTTACATATATAattaaggtcccagcactgacccttgcggtacaccactggtcacctaGCTCCAGTCAAACAGTCTTCTACCACCATCCtgtgtgtcctattactaagccagtttcaattggctgacttttaactgcccctctgaaatggcctcagttcaaggggcaattaggggatgggcaatgaatgctggcccagcccggCCGCACCCACACCCCGTGTTGAATAAAAACTCAAGCACCACTGGAGTTTTGTGAGGTTGGAAGGGAACACGGGGATATTGTAGTCATACCATCCATGACAGATCGCTCCTTCTGACTGTGTTGTATCTGTTTCAGTAATTTCCTCTTCTTCTTTCCTGAGAGTGTGATGTTCGCCCTCTTACTCGAGCTACAAGTAACGAGAAACAGTGTTAGTGGACAGCGAAGAATAGGCGGACGTGCACAGAGTGGAAACACGGCAACAAGTTCTTGGATTTGTTAGGACAATAAAGGTAGTTTCAAAGGATGTATATTTGTATTGgtcaatattagaaataaggtttgATTTTAAGTGGGTGAAATTTAGTGCTTCCGTGGAAGGGTAAAACCGAGAGTTAGatacatgctggacaaaggttcaATGTATGGGGGCTGGTTTCaattcatggcacagtggttagcgctgctgcctcacagcgccagggacccaggttcgatttccggcctcgggtcaccatctgtgcggagtctgcacgttctccctgtgtctgcgtgggtttcctcccacagtccgaacgacgtgctgattaggtgcattggccgtgctaaattcttcctcagtgtacccagacagccaccggagtgtggcgattaggggatttgcacagtaacttcattgcagtgttaatgtgagcctacttgtgacactaataaataatcttaaacttTAACTGTGATTCTATTAtgcttagagagggttacagCATCAAGAATAAATAAAAGGCATGAGCATTTGGTCATTGCTTAGCAACTTTTACCGCAGGAAAGCTGTCAGCTCTGAGTTCAGACTGGATACATTGCAGTTGGAGACAGGATACtggggagtgaacatctctcCACCAGGAGAAGCTGGACAGAAGGAGGGAGTTGCAAAGATGCTTGCTTCCTATTCCACCACGTTTTATATAAAAAATATAGCAACAATTTGAGCcagtctgggatcttcctgtccaggtataaacaccaactgggatcgtaacaagtTTACCGTCCACTGATAACTTACATCGTATGTAtgttagcgcgcaagaaacaacacattccactgtatactaataca carries:
- the c4h11orf98 gene encoding uncharacterized protein C11orf98 homolog, with the translated sequence MESTVTSPADLTPHPIGAWSETNVSCSASPGLSNLVRRRRVLRKQRRKKRLIVGAVIDKGLTTAHHLKKRCSSKRANITLSGKKKRKLLKQIQHSQKERSVMDVEPALSRKRPADSTKVKREGGKTGGEAVNVEMKDEVVLQ